The Candidatus Berkiella aquae sequence AGCTTTTTTAATTCATCGGCATTTTGATTATCTTTAATAATCGACTGCCAAGTGGTCATGCGACGCTTAGCATATTCTCCGTATTGCTTACCAATTTGATCAAGATAGTTCGCATCAAATTCGAGCGCACTAACAAGACAAACAAATGAAGCCAATATCAATATAAGAAGACGTCTTCGCATGAATTCAAGAATGTCCCAATTCCATTTGAAACAAACAAAAAGAGGGGCATTTGAGCCCCTCTTTTATTATAGTCGATTCTGCGGTTTTCCTTTAATCAAACAAGGTACTTGTTTTATCGAAGAAACGTGCAGCGCCGTCCATCACGCCTGTTGGTCTTGGTTCTGCTTGATAAGGCAGTGCAACACCTAAAGAACGTGTTAAATCACCGGTTGCATTCATAACGCGATATTGACCCAAGATGCGTTTATAACGACCTTGAATGTAATCCTGTCTTGCACCGAATAATTCATTTTCAGCATCTAATAAGTCGAGCAAGGTTCGCTGACCGATATTAAATTGCTTGTGATAAGCTTCGCGTGTTTTAAGAGAAGCATCAACATGTTCTTTTAGTGATGGTAATTGATCTAATGCTGTTTGATACAAGTTCCATGCTAAACGAACAGATTCAACCACTTGACGTTGCGCACGGTTTGAAACTTCTTGCGCTTCTTGCATTTTAGATGCTTTTTCACAGATGGCTGCTAAGTCTTTACCACCTTTGAACAAGTTCCAACGGGCACGAACCATTGCCGTATTATCATCGCTATCGCCATGATTACCATCAAGGTTGTGGTTACGTGTATGCCCAAGTTGCAAATCTAATCTAGGAACAAAAGGTGCTCTGGTTCCTTTGTATTCATCACGCGTCACTTGAACGTCTTCAATGGAAGCACGCAAAACAGGATGGCATTTTAAACCAAGCTCAACTGCAGCATTCTCAGAATGTGGGAAACCAGGTGGTGTTTCCGGAACCGTTAAATGAGAAGGTGTTGGTATACCGATTTGTCGTAAAAATGCTGTTTCAGCATCTCGGAGTAATGCTTGTTGCGCAATGTAATTGACACGCGCTAAAGCAACACGTGCTTCA is a genomic window containing:
- a CDS encoding TolC family outer membrane protein; the protein is MSKNRFLKILLPSIALTFGTQAYAYTVREAVAHTLATSPDFLISTNVRDEVDKQLRQSYAGYLPSVDLTAGMGQQYTNNSTTRGYTGFNGITGGALVPQVASLGTTTMTRTEFALTATQMLFDGFAVYHDVEGHKARVRAESWRVNGSAQDTALKVAESFINVLQNREMVLNTKDNLATIERIYGQIQKRSEGGIGRKADLDQAEARVALARVNYIAQQALLRDAETAFLRQIGIPTPSHLTVPETPPGFPHSENAAVELGLKCHPVLRASIEDVQVTRDEYKGTRAPFVPRLDLQLGHTRNHNLDGNHGDSDDNTAMVRARWNLFKGGKDLAAICEKASKMQEAQEVSNRAQRQVVESVRLAWNLYQTALDQLPSLKEHVDASLKTREAYHKQFNIGQRTLLDLLDAENELFGARQDYIQGRYKRILGQYRVMNATGDLTRSLGVALPYQAEPRPTGVMDGAARFFDKTSTLFD